The sequence gattcttagagaaataataaatgtaACACATAAAGTAATAGGCTACATATAACTGGAAagactttcattaataataataccttcacaggttgtttacattccagggacgtggTATAACATTTTCATCCAAATCTTCAAGATAATAAGCCATTATTCGAGCTACTGAGGTGATGCGATATGACCCTTCCCAATTTGGCCCTAATTTTCACCAAGCTGGATTTTTTGCAATACCCAAAACCTTCCTTAACACCAAATACCCTAGCGCCAGTAGTCTTGACTTCACGTTTGAGTCATAACCCTGTTTAAGCTTGTGCTGATAGTATGCTAGTTGAACCATAGCACTTTCCCTTCGTTCTTCAACCAAGTCCAAACTCCTTTCTAACAATCCATCATTGTTGCTCGAACTAAAAGAGCTCATCCTCAGCATTGAAAAATTTGTCTCGAGAGGAATTACTGCCTcagccccataagtcattgaaaaatgAGTCTCTCCTATGGACCTATGAGGTGTAATCCTGTAGGTCCAAAGGACATGTGAcagctcttccacccatctccCCTTACATCATCCAACATCTTCTTAAGCCCATTAACTATTACCTTATTAACAGCCTCAGTCTGTCCATAACCTTGCAGATAAGTtggagtggaatatctgtttGTAATACCCAGATTGCAGCAATATCTTCTGAATGCCTTATTATCAAATTGTACGCCATTATCTAAGATAAGGGTATGAGGAATTCCAAACCGgatgacaatatttttccaaacaaatctTCTTGCGTCCAGATccctgatatttgataatggctcggcttcaacccatttagtaaagtaatctGTGCTGACCGGCAACCATCTTCTATTCCCTGCTGCCTTGGGGAAGGGTCTTACAATATTCAAACCCCATtaagcgaaaggccaaggactggattGAGGATTGAGGACACCCCCTGGTTGATAAATgttaggagcaaacctctgacatCGATCACACTTCTTTACATATTCCAGCGCTTCTATCTGCATATTAGGGCACTAGTATCCTaggtaagggctctatgagatAAGGATCTTCCCcttgtatgacttccacaaatcccctcatgcaattcttctagaagtaACTCTGTTGCTTCAGGGTGTATACACAACAGGTATAGTCCTCCGACAGCCAAAACCGAGGAGCCTTCCTACGTACTTTGTCAGCTTCAAATCTTTCCTTAGGTAAGATATTCTCTTTAAGCTACAACACAACGGGGcccatccagctaggtccctAATCTAATGAACGCGAACTATATCCAAATTCATCTTAGTAGGCATACACAAATCTTCCACTAAAATGACCCAAGGTAAAGTCTatgccgaggatgttgccagtGTGGGTCGAGAGTCAACAtgagtatttttgtttttggagatcTACACTAAGGTAAAAGATTCACAATTTGATCTCAAACGTCTAACCTGACTTAAATACTCCTGCATCCTCGGATTTCTGGCTTTTAACTCCCCTTCCACCTGGACCACTACCAATGTTGAATTTGAGAACATCTCCGCAGTTTTCCCTCCCATTTTCTAAACCATGGTCATTCCTACCAAtagagcttcatactcggcttcattatttgTGGCCAAGAAACCCattctcaaagatttctcaataaTGATCTTTTCTGGAGATATTATAACCAATCCCActccagatcctctttgattttcCGCACCATCCATGTACACCTTTCACGACAGAGATTCTTTCCTagaaatcatgccaactgatttttcatccatgtttgACTTCTTCGTATTTTCTTCTAACGAGGGCTCCACGAATTCGGCCACCATGTTAGCGAGGACTTGGCTTTTTACAGAAGTGCGtagcatatacttgatatcaaaagcccccagaaTTGTTCCTTATTTGGCAATCATTCCCGTATAATCAGCACTTCGAAGTAGAGACCTGAGTGGGAGTTAGGTTAAGACCACAACTAtgtgagactggaagtaatggggaagcttacGCGTGGCATGCACCACTGCCAAAATGGCTTTTTCCAGTGGTAAGTAACGAATCTCAGATTCATACAATGATTTACTTACGTAATAGACTGGCCTCTGAACACCGTTGTCAACCCTTATCAGCACCAAGCTGACAATATGGGAAACCACAACAATGTAAGCAAACAATACCTCATCCACCTCGGGCATGGACATAGTGGGTGGCCaagaaagatattctttaagctgttgaaaagccaaagcacactcctcagtccattcaaatcccttccatttattcagcaACTGAAAGAAAGGCTTACATCTGTCCGCAGACCGAGAAATAAACCAGTTTAAGGCAGCCATCATTCTTGTCAATCTTTGAATTTCCTTAGGATTATGAGGTGGCTGCAAGCTGTTAATCGCCTTAACTTGATCAGCATAAACTTCGATTCCGCGATGTGTAACCAGAAAGCCCAGAAATTTACCGGATCCCATGCCAAAAGAGCATTTGGAAGCATTTAGGCGCAACTTATGTTTCCTCAATGTCTCAAAGAGATTTTCAAGATTCCCAACATTCTCGGACACCACCTTACtttttaccaccatgtcatccacataaacttcaaTACTCTTCCCTAACTACGattcaaacatcctagtcatcatcatttggtaggtagcccctgcattcttcaaactGAAAGACATTACCTTGTAATGATAgtttcctgtaggagtgacgaatgctgttttctcttgatcgtctaaagccaaaggtatttggtgataaccttgaaaagcatctagaaaactcatccaaggatgTCCAACCATAGCATCCACCAAGTGATCAATGCGAGGCATGGGAAAAGGATCTTTGGGACACGCTTTATTCAAATTAgca comes from Castanea sativa cultivar Marrone di Chiusa Pesio chromosome 3, ASM4071231v1 and encodes:
- the LOC142628802 gene encoding uncharacterized protein LOC142628802, whose protein sequence is MAYNLIIRHSEDIAAIWVLQTDIPLQLICKVMDRLRLLIRITPHRSIGETHFSMTYGAEAVIPLETNFSMLRMSSFSSSNNDGLLERSLDLVEERRESAMVQLAYYQHKLKQGYDSNVKSRLLALGYLVLRKVLGIAKNPAW